In one Notolabrus celidotus isolate fNotCel1 chromosome 1, fNotCel1.pri, whole genome shotgun sequence genomic region, the following are encoded:
- the LOC117819944 gene encoding uncharacterized protein LOC117819944 yields the protein MARTNQLTKEKRVAIITLRNEGQSVWKIAKTLNGSPSGVAKTIKRYNETGTHEDRPRKGRPRVTSASEDKFIRVTSLRNHKLTAAQIRDQMNATQSSSSRPISRTTVKRRLRESGLHGQIAARKPLLRRGNKKGERMDSTCLVPTVKHGGGGVMVWGCFAGDTVGDLFKIEGTLNQHGYHSILQRHAIPSGLRLVGRSFIFQQDNDPKHTSRLCKGYLTKKESDGLLLQMTWPPQSPDLNPIKMVWGELDRRVKAKGPTSDKHLWELLQDCWKTMSGDYLLKLIERMPRVCKAMRCMVEVLGQPEDHQLHAGRYTCFFFTEEEAAGGPKWRLLTPEEYTAVSGYTAEDRHSCIDLLSSLDALVNFYPDEGPAETEDRRAFVDLIKGLPHLDGSQRITPHQALQHQFFKKAHLNQHPD from the exons ATGGCAAGAACCAATCAGCTAACTAAAGAAAAACGAGTGGCCATCATTACTTTAAGAAATGAAGGTCAGTCAGTCTGGAAAATTGCAAAAACTTTAAATGGGTCCCCAAGTGGAGTCGCAAAAACCATCAAGCGCTACAACGAAACTGGCACACATGAGGACCGACCCAGGAAAGGAAGACCAAGAGTCACCTCTGCTTCTGAGGATAAGTTCATCCGAGTCACCAGCCTCAGAAATCACAAGTTAACAGCAGCTCAGATCAGAGACCAGATGAATGCCACACAGAGTTCTAGCAGCAGACCCATCTCTAGAACAACTGTTAAGAGGAGACTGCGCGAATCAGGCCTTCATGGTCAAATAGCTGCTAGGAAACCACTGCTAAGGAGAGGCAACAa AAAAGGTGAACGGATGGATTCCACATGCCTGGTTCCCACTGTGaagcatggaggaggaggtgtgatgGTGTGGGGGTGTTTTGCTGGTGACACTGTTGGGGATTTATTCAAAATTGAAGGCACACTGAACCAGCATGGCTACCACAGCATCCTGCAGCGACATGCCATCCCATCCGGTTTGCGTTTAGTTGGacgatcatttatttttcaacaggacaatgaccccaaacacacctccaggcTGTGTAAGGGCTATTTGACCAAGAAGGAGAGTGATGGATTGCTGCTGCAGATGACCTGGCCTCCACAGTCACCGGACCTGAACCCAATCAAGATGGTTTGGGGTGAGCTGGACCGCAGAGTGAAGGCAAAGGGGCCAACAAGTGATAAACACCTCTGGGAACTCCTTCAAGACTGTTGGAAAACCATGTCAGGTGACTACCTCTTGAAGCTCATCGAGAGaatgccaagagtgtgcaaagca ATGAGGTGCATGGTAGAGGTTCTGGGTCAGCCGGAAGACCATCAGCTCCATGCTGGCAGGTacacttgtttcttttttaccgAGGAGGAGGCTGCTGGCGGTCCAAAATGGAGACTTCTG ACTCCTGAGGAGTACACAGCTGTGAGTGGATATACAGCTGAAGATCGTCACAGCTGCATTGATCTGCTGAGCTCTCTGGATGCTCTGGTGAAT TTTTATCCAGATGAGGGCCCTGCAGAAACTGAGGATAGGAGGGCTTTTGTGGACCTCATTAAAGGTCTGCCGCACCTTGATGGGTCCCAAAGAATCACGCCCCATCAAGCTCTGCAGCatcaatttttcaaaaaggccCACCTGAACCAGCACCCAGACTAG